CATGAAATGGGCTTCTCACATTCCAACTCGGTATTCCAAACATTTTTCTGTAAATCATTTCACATCCCTCCTTTGGCTCTTTTTTTTCATGGAACATCGCGTTTCTACTCGCTGTGAATATGATAAAAATGTTTTTGACGATGTCAATATAATTTTTTTATTTTTTTATTGAATTATTTTTAAATAAATTATATATTAAGTAATGAAAATGAACCGAACGAACGGGGGTGATTTGAATGTCTGACAAATTCATCAGAAAAGAGGTTTCGGCCGATACCCTTCCCAGGATGACAACCCTGGCACTCAAGGGGAAACAATCCGTACGGACAAGTTTCAAATTGTCCGAAGGATCTATTCAGGCCATTAATATTGTTGCTACGCAACTGGGTATCAAGCACCGGTCTCTGTTTGATTATCTCGTTGAGGACACCGATTCGCTCGAAACCCTTGCAAAGGAAATTGTCAAAATAGAGCCCGCCAGGAATAAAGGATCTCAAAAAAGTTTCATCGTCAGCCGAGAAACGCTGCAGGTTATCGACAGCCTTTGCGCAAAACTGAAGATATCCCGGGACACGCTGATCGAATTATCGGTCAGACGCCTGTTGCCGATTATAGAAAAAGAAATAAAAAACCACCTCAAGCGGAAAGAACTCTTTGAACTTGTGGACAAACAATATCAGGAGAGCAAAAAGGTGTTGGATTCTATCAAAAAAAGTGTCGGGACAGAGGACCCGGCCTACAAAGCGTACCAGGCCGCCGTCGTTGCCTGCAGGCAGGTAAAAAAACAGTTCAATAAAATTATATCAAAAGGTAGAGTGGCTGAAGGCTTCGACCCCGATACCTTCAAGGATTGACAGCAGCAAAACGATGGAGGTAATGTATCTTAAACCTAAATTGAGGTTAAAGCAAAGGGAAAGCGATAGCGGACATGTCTGAGAACATACTTAGTAAATCGAATCAGGATAAAGTTACCTGTACGGAGGATTCCATAGATGCCGACGCCATTATTATCAATGAGGCGCAGCTGATCCTGGCTGAAAAACGCACCTCCCTGGCGGCCATGCGTACCGGAATAGCCGTTTTTGCCTTGCCCCTTACCGTTTTGGGCCTGCTTATCGCCACATCGAAGTATTATAACATTCTGCATGTGCTTCACTTGATCATCCCCCTGGGAATCATGTTGACCGCTTTGATCATCCTGGGGACCTATTTAGTCATCCGGTCTCTGCGAAACATTCATCATTACGATCAGATGTTGACGCAATTGAAAGCCTGCCACAGCAAGCTTTCACGGTTTCTCGACTAACGAAGGATCAGCTGAAAAGCACGTTGAAGCCAATCCCTGAGGACAGCCCACATGCAACAAAAGCCTACCCGCGAAGAATTCGAAGCCAAAATAAAGGCGTTAGAGGCTAAAGTAGCGGCGTACAAAAAACAAGACGACACCATGGTCCGACAGCTTTCAGAAGAATTTCAAAGGCTTGTAGACCGATCCCAGGACGCCATCTATCAGTTCGACATCGAATCGCAAACCTTTCCATTTTTCAACAAGCGTTTTCTATCGCTGTACTCAACGGAAGAAAACGGTGTCAAACGGTTATCTCCTAAAAGTGTCTTTCTGCATATTCACCCCGACGACCGTGAAAAGGTTAAAGCCGCCCAGGCATTATCTTTCCAGTCTCAAAACGAGAAGGGGGAAATGGAATATCGTTTTTTGCACCCCGATGGTTCCGTGCGTGTAATGCATGATCGCTGGACAGTCGTGCGTGATCACAAGGGGCGCGCTCTAGTCGTCGAGGGGTTCATCCGGGACAACACCCGGCGCGAACGGGCTGAAAATAAATTTCTGCTGAGCTTACGCACCTCCCTGATTGGCTGTTATATCGTGCAGGACGCCAGATTCAAATATGTCAATCCGGAATTTACACGCATAACGGGATACAGTGAAGATGAACTGCTCGGGAGGTTTCCGATCGACCTCGTCCATCAAAAGGATAGACACCAGGCCCGGGAGAATTGCATCGAGATGCTAAAGGGAGAACGTCTTTTTCCATACGAATTTTGCATCGACGACAAATACGGCCACACCAAATGGATTTTGGAAACCGCATCTTCAATTCCGTACAAAGGCAGGCGCGCGGCGTTGAATTATTTTATGGATATCTCCCAGAGCAAACAGGTTGAAAAAGAACGGCTGGCAAAAGAAAAATTACTGTCGGTCCTGGAGGTGGCGGGCGCCATGGGGCATGAGCTAAACAATCCTCTGCAGGTATTGTTAACATGCACCGAAAAATTGACCCCAACGCCGGGTGACGATCAGCGGACCCGCAAACTGATCGGCCTGCTAAAAAGCAACGTAGAGAAAATGAAAAAAACGATCGAAAACTGTAACAACATTACCCAGTATGCCACTAAAGATTATGTGGACGGGGAAAAAATTTTCGATATCGATACGGCATCTTCGAGAATGCCTGACAAGTGAACCACGCGAAAAAGCGAGAACTGCTATCGGGTTCAAGCTATGAAAACATTTGCTTACCGCTTTGCGCTTCTGATGCTTGCCGCCACCCTGTCGGCGGCTCTGTTCCCACTGCCCCTTTGCGCAAAATCCGTCCGCAAGCCCTTGTGGGCCGGCCGCTTCTACGAATCCGATCCTTCCGGTCTTGTGCACCACATCGATGCCCTGACAAAAAAGGCCGCGCAAACCCGCATCACTCCCCCCGAAGGCAAATTTCTCAGGGCAATTGTGATGCCGCATGCCGGCTACACATACTCGGGTTGGACCGCAGCCCACGCCGCTCAGGCGATAGCGAAAAGCCGGTATGCCAAGGTCGTCCTCATCGGGCCGGATCACCGCATCGGCCTGAGGACCGCCGCCATAAGTGACGCCGCCGCCTATGAAACCCCTCTGGGCAGAATCGATCTTCACCACGACATCACCCGGCTGAGGCGACAAAAGGATCTGTTCGAAACCCTGCCGTTGAACCGGGACAGAGAGCATTGCCTGGAAGTCATCCTGCCCTTTCTACAGCGATACCTCGGCACGTTTCAGCTCGTGCCCGTCGTGGTTGGATCCGGCGATGTCGAAAAGCTGTCCCATGCCCTGGATGCGATCGTGGACGACGACACCTTGCTGGTGGTCAGCTCCGATCTCTCGCACTACCTTCCCTA
The genomic region above belongs to Deltaproteobacteria bacterium and contains:
- a CDS encoding PAS domain S-box protein; translation: MQQKPTREEFEAKIKALEAKVAAYKKQDDTMVRQLSEEFQRLVDRSQDAIYQFDIESQTFPFFNKRFLSLYSTEENGVKRLSPKSVFLHIHPDDREKVKAAQALSFQSQNEKGEMEYRFLHPDGSVRVMHDRWTVVRDHKGRALVVEGFIRDNTRRERAENKFLLSLRTSLIGCYIVQDARFKYVNPEFTRITGYSEDELLGRFPIDLVHQKDRHQARENCIEMLKGERLFPYEFCIDDKYGHTKWILETASSIPYKGRRAALNYFMDISQSKQVEKERLAKEKLLSVLEVAGAMGHELNNPLQVLLTCTEKLTPTPGDDQRTRKLIGLLKSNVEKMKKTIENCNNITQYATKDYVDGEKIFDIDTASSRMPDK